In Massilia violaceinigra, one DNA window encodes the following:
- a CDS encoding YbaN family protein encodes MKLLLNTIGCLAVLLGILGIFLPLLPTTPFLLLASACFARGSTRMHAWLLGNKVFGKYLSDFEQGRGIPRRAKITILVLMWASLGYSMLRLQRTSLTLLLLCIGAGVTIYLLRYVPTGAARAARVDGPGPG; translated from the coding sequence ATGAAACTGCTGCTGAACACGATCGGTTGCCTTGCCGTGCTGCTGGGCATCCTCGGCATTTTCCTGCCATTGTTGCCGACCACGCCCTTCCTGCTGCTCGCCTCGGCGTGTTTTGCACGCGGTTCGACCCGCATGCACGCCTGGCTGCTGGGGAACAAAGTCTTCGGAAAATATCTGAGCGATTTCGAGCAGGGCCGCGGCATTCCGCGCCGCGCCAAGATCACCATACTCGTGCTGATGTGGGCCTCGCTGGGGTATTCGATGCTGCGCCTGCAGCGCACCAGCCTGACCCTGCTGCTGCTCTGTATCGGCGCCGGCGTGACGATTTACCTGCTGCGCTATGTGCCCACGGGTGCAGCGCGCGCGGCGCGGGTCGATGGCCCCGGCCCGGGCTGA
- a CDS encoding sigma-70 family RNA polymerase sigma factor produces MPAAELVLQQEMHALYRGHHGWLYGWLRHKLGCSEQAADPAQDTFVRVLAARNVARIAEPRAYLTTVAKGILVNWYRRQALERAWLDAIARLPEASVPSPEERYLLLETLQRVDAMLDALPPPVRRAFLLSQLDGTKYDDIAVLLGVSGVTVKRYMKQAFLHCLMLADA; encoded by the coding sequence ATGCCTGCCGCCGAGCTCGTCCTACAGCAAGAAATGCACGCGCTCTACCGCGGCCATCACGGCTGGCTGTACGGCTGGCTGCGCCACAAGCTGGGTTGCTCGGAACAGGCCGCCGACCCGGCGCAAGACACGTTCGTGCGCGTGCTGGCGGCCCGCAACGTGGCCCGCATCGCCGAGCCGCGCGCCTATCTCACCACCGTCGCCAAAGGCATCCTGGTCAATTGGTACCGGCGCCAGGCGCTGGAGCGGGCCTGGCTTGATGCCATCGCCCGGCTGCCCGAGGCCAGCGTGCCGTCACCGGAAGAGCGCTACCTGCTGCTGGAAACCCTGCAGCGGGTCGATGCCATGCTCGACGCCCTGCCGCCGCCGGTACGGCGCGCCTTCCTGCTGTCCCAGCTCGACGGCACGAAGTACGACGACATTGCCGTGCTGCTCGGCGTGTCCGGCGTCACCGTCAAGCGCTACATGAAACAAGCCTTCCTGCACTGCCTGATGCTGGCCGACGCGTGA
- a CDS encoding FecR domain-containing protein translates to MSEPIAPRILEEAAGWLAQLHSGEAGDADHAACAQWRSLSPEHARAWERAEALMNQLGGLPPALALPLLDRPARRGRRKALATAGAVLAILPAGWLGWRMHAAGHRTGHGERRDVLLADGSRVTLNTASAIDVRFDAAQRLLVLREGEILVQTAPDSAAVHRPLRVASAHGRIEALGTRFTVRAQDGRTSVAVLGGAVRIEPAHGASLTLRAGQQSAFSASAAAAPADAGDGAAWTRGMLLADKMPLASLLAELARYRGGVLRCDPALAALPVSGAFPVGSAAEVERALAMLAATYPLQVQARLGGWWMTLVPAKKHRPG, encoded by the coding sequence GTGAGCGAGCCGATCGCGCCGCGCATCCTGGAAGAGGCGGCCGGCTGGCTGGCGCAACTGCACAGCGGCGAGGCCGGCGATGCCGATCACGCCGCCTGTGCGCAATGGCGCAGCCTCAGCCCCGAGCATGCCCGCGCATGGGAGCGCGCCGAAGCGCTGATGAACCAGTTGGGCGGCCTGCCGCCGGCCCTGGCGCTGCCGCTGCTGGACCGGCCGGCCAGGCGCGGCCGGCGCAAGGCGCTGGCGACGGCGGGCGCCGTGCTGGCGATCCTGCCGGCCGGCTGGCTGGGCTGGCGCATGCACGCGGCCGGGCACCGCACCGGCCACGGCGAACGGCGCGATGTGCTGCTGGCCGACGGCAGCCGCGTCACCCTCAACACGGCCAGCGCCATCGACGTGCGCTTCGACGCGGCGCAGCGCCTGCTGGTGCTGCGCGAAGGCGAGATCCTGGTCCAGACCGCGCCCGACAGCGCCGCCGTCCATCGTCCGTTGCGCGTCGCCAGCGCGCACGGCCGCATCGAAGCGCTCGGCACGCGTTTCACCGTGCGGGCGCAGGATGGCCGCACCAGCGTGGCCGTGCTCGGCGGGGCGGTGCGCATCGAACCGGCGCACGGCGCCTCCCTGACCCTGCGCGCCGGCCAGCAAAGCGCCTTCAGCGCCAGCGCCGCCGCCGCGCCCGCCGACGCCGGCGATGGCGCCGCATGGACGCGCGGCATGCTGCTGGCCGACAAAATGCCGCTGGCCAGCCTGCTCGCCGAACTGGCGCGCTACCGCGGCGGCGTGCTGCGCTGCGACCCGGCGCTGGCGGCGCTGCCCGTCTCCGGCGCCTTCCCGGTCGGCAGCGCGGCCGAAGTCGAGCGCGCACTGGCCATGCTGGCCGCCACCTATCCGCTGCAAGTCCAGGCACGCCTGGGCGGATGGTGGATGACCCTGGTGCCTGCAAAAAAACATCGGCCGGGGTGA
- a CDS encoding TonB-dependent receptor has product MPHPRPTPLHHAVRIAVLGLALAGPVASAAPATLDTVPVQSYHLPAGPLGRALSGFAVHAGIALSFDPAMTEGLVAAPLAGSYPAPEAAARLLAGSGLELAARADGSYTLKKSLPAAVQAAPATLPGVTVTASAEASPGELPDAYAGGQIARGGRLGMLGNVDVMNAPFHLTSFTAQAIDNQQAATIADVVARDPSVRSTAPSGDVADSFFIRGFAIGDNNIGEIAFDGLYGVAPNYRLLPDYAERVEVLKGPAAMIYGMSPNSGVGGSINVVPKRAGADLTRVQADYASASQAGARIDLARRFGSDRAFGARFNGSHRGGDTAIDNQSRKSSLGALALDYQGERLRATLDLIDQRDNVDAPSRRPWPGAGLAVPRAPGGRTNLTQRWEWYDSRERSALLRADLEAHEQLTLFASAGTAQSDVGRLFNTPSIVNAAGDTSVVPTRAAFDVQRSSASAGLRARLAGGGIKHQLTMEWSRYEDRLAMGTLAGRAYTSNLYAPVVQPAQDVAAPAAVTKRSANRLGGVALADMLSMFDERLQVMLGLRRQTIRSDTFGAAGATTARYDRSAVTPMAGVVFKPWRQVSLYANHTGGLSKGDSAPDTAVNAGEAFAPYKARQQEIGARLDHGSLVTSVSLFQITRPSGQLTANRYAADGEQRNRGIEVNGYGKLGKDVRLFGGASWTDAELVKTNSAATLGKTAVGVPTLHVTMSGEWDVPLLAGLTLTGALQHSGAQYANQANTQRLDGWTTLDMGARYRTTAPGKPVVLRAGVRNATGKHYWAGASTWGTLIAGAPRSVVLSAGVDF; this is encoded by the coding sequence ATGCCGCACCCCCGCCCAACGCCGCTTCATCACGCCGTCCGTATCGCCGTCCTTGGCCTGGCCCTGGCCGGCCCTGTCGCCAGCGCCGCCCCCGCCACGCTCGACACGGTGCCCGTCCAGAGCTACCACCTGCCCGCCGGCCCGCTCGGACGCGCGCTGTCCGGTTTTGCCGTCCACGCCGGCATTGCGCTGTCGTTCGATCCGGCCATGACCGAAGGCCTGGTCGCCGCCCCGCTGGCGGGCAGCTACCCGGCGCCCGAGGCGGCGGCGCGCCTGCTGGCCGGCAGTGGCCTCGAACTGGCTGCGCGCGCCGATGGCAGCTACACGCTAAAAAAGTCGCTGCCGGCCGCAGTGCAGGCGGCGCCGGCGACCCTGCCCGGCGTGACCGTGACCGCCAGCGCTGAAGCGTCGCCGGGCGAACTTCCCGACGCCTACGCCGGCGGCCAGATCGCGCGCGGCGGGCGCCTCGGCATGCTCGGCAACGTCGACGTCATGAACGCCCCGTTCCACCTCACCAGCTTCACCGCCCAGGCCATTGACAACCAGCAGGCGGCAACGATCGCCGACGTGGTCGCGCGCGACCCCTCGGTGCGCAGTACCGCGCCCAGCGGCGACGTGGCCGACTCCTTCTTCATCCGTGGCTTCGCCATCGGCGACAACAACATCGGCGAAATCGCCTTCGATGGCCTGTACGGCGTCGCCCCCAACTACCGCCTGCTGCCCGACTATGCCGAGCGGGTCGAAGTGCTCAAGGGGCCGGCGGCCATGATCTACGGCATGTCGCCCAACAGCGGCGTGGGTGGCAGCATCAACGTCGTGCCCAAGCGCGCCGGCGCCGACCTCACGCGCGTGCAGGCCGACTATGCCAGCGCCTCCCAAGCCGGCGCGCGCATCGACCTGGCGCGCCGCTTCGGGTCCGATCGCGCGTTCGGCGCGCGCTTTAACGGCAGCCACCGCGGCGGCGACACCGCCATCGATAACCAATCGCGCAAGAGCAGCCTGGGTGCGCTGGCGCTGGATTACCAGGGCGAACGCCTGCGCGCCACGCTCGACCTGATCGACCAGCGCGACAATGTCGACGCCCCATCGCGCCGGCCCTGGCCGGGCGCCGGCCTGGCCGTGCCGCGTGCGCCCGGCGGCCGCACCAACCTGACCCAGCGCTGGGAATGGTACGACAGCCGTGAGCGCTCGGCCCTGCTGCGCGCCGACCTCGAGGCGCACGAGCAGCTGACCCTGTTCGCCAGCGCCGGTACGGCCCAGAGCGACGTCGGCCGGCTGTTCAACACGCCCTCGATTGTCAACGCCGCCGGCGACACCAGCGTCGTGCCGACCCGCGCCGCGTTCGACGTGCAGCGCAGTTCGGCCAGCGCCGGCCTGCGCGCGCGCCTGGCCGGGGGCGGCATCAAGCATCAGCTGACCATGGAATGGAGCCGGTACGAGGACCGCCTGGCGATGGGTACCCTGGCCGGCCGCGCCTACACGTCGAACCTGTACGCGCCGGTAGTTCAGCCGGCCCAGGACGTGGCAGCGCCGGCGGCGGTGACGAAGCGCTCGGCCAACCGCCTGGGTGGCGTGGCGCTGGCCGACATGCTCTCGATGTTCGACGAGCGCCTGCAGGTGATGCTGGGCCTGCGCCGGCAAACCATCCGTTCCGACACCTTCGGCGCGGCCGGCGCGACCACCGCGCGCTACGACCGCAGCGCGGTGACGCCGATGGCCGGCGTGGTGTTCAAACCGTGGCGCCAGGTGTCGCTGTACGCCAACCACACCGGTGGCTTGAGCAAGGGCGACAGCGCGCCCGATACCGCCGTCAACGCCGGCGAAGCGTTCGCGCCGTACAAGGCCCGGCAGCAGGAGATCGGCGCGCGGCTCGACCATGGCAGCCTGGTGACCAGCGTGAGCCTGTTCCAGATCACCCGTCCGAGCGGCCAGCTCACTGCCAACCGCTACGCCGCCGATGGCGAGCAGCGCAACCGCGGCATCGAAGTCAACGGCTACGGCAAGCTTGGCAAGGACGTGCGCCTGTTCGGCGGCGCCAGCTGGACCGACGCCGAGCTGGTCAAGACCAACAGCGCCGCCACGCTCGGCAAGACGGCGGTCGGCGTGCCGACATTGCACGTGACGATGAGTGGCGAGTGGGATGTGCCGCTGCTGGCCGGGCTGACCCTGACCGGCGCACTGCAGCACAGCGGCGCGCAATACGCCAACCAGGCCAACACCCAGCGCCTCGATGGCTGGACCACTCTCGACATGGGTGCGCGCTACCGCACCACGGCGCCCGGCAAACCGGTGGTGCTGCGCGCCGGCGTGCGCAATGCGACGGGCAAGCATTACTGGGCCGGCGCGTCGACCTGGGGCACCCTGATCGCGGGCGCGCCGCGCAGCGTGGTGCTGTCGGCAGGCGTCGACTTCTGA
- a CDS encoding type II toxin-antitoxin system RelE/ParE family toxin, translated as MISKENSFIHKGLERFWSSGGVDHSKINAAHTKTLRMNLTHLNAARSLQDLQAGQGRQKIVETSQWA; from the coding sequence ATGATTAGTAAAGAAAATTCATTCATCCACAAAGGCCTGGAGCGATTCTGGAGCTCCGGCGGGGTGGATCACAGCAAAATTAACGCCGCCCACACGAAGACGCTGCGAATGAACCTGACTCACTTGAACGCTGCGCGCAGTCTGCAGGATCTGCAGGCCGGACAAGGGCGCCAAAAAATCGTTGAAACCTCTCAGTGGGCATGA
- a CDS encoding HigA family addiction module antitoxin, with amino-acid sequence MHPGEYLSEVYLEPLGMTQSDLAKRLQVDKSSVSRVISGKADLSAEMAVRLSNVFDLSAEAWMEMQATHSLMLARKSFAVVKLFRTQR; translated from the coding sequence ATGCATCCAGGTGAGTACCTGTCCGAGGTTTACCTTGAACCCTTGGGCATGACCCAGAGTGACTTGGCAAAGCGCCTGCAAGTTGACAAATCCAGTGTCTCTCGTGTTATTTCGGGAAAAGCCGACTTGTCTGCAGAAATGGCTGTGAGGCTCTCGAATGTGTTTGATCTATCCGCAGAAGCCTGGATGGAGATGCAGGCTACGCATAGTTTGATGTTGGCACGGAAGAGCTTTGCTGTGGTCAAGTTATTTCGGACACAACGATAG